One segment of Triticum aestivum cultivar Chinese Spring chromosome 2A, IWGSC CS RefSeq v2.1, whole genome shotgun sequence DNA contains the following:
- the LOC123189358 gene encoding leucine-rich repeat extensin-like protein 5 — MEPPPSPLGAGACAVCCMCGDRGLPHELLRCKLCRVRLQHRYCSDLYPRATAYRRCNWCLREPAEAHAQAHAQAQPVASKKAEKRKMVQSTETSTSDEEARRQHEAGCATATRSRRSAAEVGQPVKKPKVDERPPLPPSPGTAAKRNSGDKKPKVDEWPALPPSPGTAAKGNSGDKKPKVDDRQALLPPSPGTAAKGNSGDKKPKVDDRQALLPPSPGTAAKGNSGDKKPKVDERPPLPPSPGTKAKGNSGDKKPKVDEWPALPPSPGTAAKGNSGDKKPMQAGKLARQGRVKVRRYKLLAEVISC; from the exons CACGAGCTGCTCCGCTGCAAGCTCTGCCGCGTCCGCCTGCAGCACAG ATACTGCAGCGATCTGTACCCGAGGGCCACGGCGTACAGGAGGTGCAACTGGTGCCTGAGGGAGCCCGCAGAAGCCCACGCCCAAGCGCACGCTCAAGCTCAACCGGTGGCTAGCAAGAAGGCGGAGAAACGGAAGATGGTGCAATCAACGGAGACGTCCACCTCCGACGAGGAGGCGCGGCGGCAGCACGAGGCCGGATGCGCCACTGCTACGAGGTCCAGGAGATCGGCCGCGGAGGTTGGTCAGCCGGTCAAGAAGCCCAAGGTCGACGAGAGGCCACCGCTGCCCCCGTCGCCGGGCACGGCGGCGAAGCGGAACAGCGGCGACAAGAAGCCTAAGGTCGACGAGTGGCCAGCGCTGCCCCCGTCGCCCGGCACGGCGGCGAAGGGGAACAGCGGTGACAAGAAGCCCAAGGTCGACGACAGGCAAGCGCTGCTGCCTCCGTCGCCGGGCACGGCGGCGAAGGGGAACAGCGGTGACAAGAAGCCCAAAGTCGACGACAGGCAAGCGCTGCTGCCTCCGTCGCCGGGCACGGCGGCGAAGGGGAACAGCGGTGACAAGAAGCCCAAAGTCGACGAGAGGCCACCGCTGCCTCCGTCGCCGGGCACGAAGGCGAAGGGGAACAGCGGCGACAAGAAACCTAAGGTCGACGAGTGGCCGGCGCTGCCCCCGTCGCCGGGCACGGCGGCGAAGGGAAACAGCGGCGACAAGAAGCCGATGCAGGCGGGGAAGCTGGCGCGGCAGGGTAGGGTCAAGGTGAGGCGGTACAAGCTCCTGGCAGAGGTGATTAGCTGCTAG